A genomic segment from Maniola hyperantus chromosome 4, iAphHyp1.2, whole genome shotgun sequence encodes:
- the Fcp3C gene encoding follicle cell protein 3C-1 — protein sequence MIGIRRWAMVAACLWLATTSEARRKFKRDEMESSKSIETVDMDDEEFDEIEPCQCGVFMSQQVGIKDGRRSRPRGPPQGEPVVTYDTDSPSLPCGSSGFKHCISKCLDVILKYLPRAGPVICGAVERDVRREKAFLFIKNCGGQWTPTNFSAGKEFCCTDGQHHKC from the exons ATGATTGGGATCCGACGATGGGCGATGGTGGCAGCCTGTTTGTGGTTAGCGACCACGAGCGAAGCCAGGCGGAAGTTTAAGCGAGATGAAATGGAAAGCTCGAAATCGATTGAAACTGTTGATATGGACGACGAGGAGTTTgatgag ATAGAGCCATGCCAATGCGGCGTGTTCATGTCACAGCAGGTTGGCATCAAGGATGGGCGCCGAAGTCGGCCTCGAGGACCGCCGCAGGGCGAGCCTGTAGTAACTTACGACACTGATAGTCCCAGTTTGCCGTGCGGTAGCTCGGGGTTCAAGCACTGCATCAGTAAATGCCTGGACGTG ATACTGAAGTACTTGCCACGCGCCGGGCCAGTGATCTGCGGCGCGGTGGAGCGCGACGTGCGGCGCGAGAAGGCGTTCCTCTTCATCAAGAATTGCGGGGGGCAGTGGACCCCCACCAACTTCTCCGCGGGCAAGGAGTTCTGCTGCACTGATGGCCAGCATCATAAATGCTGA
- the LOC117997309 gene encoding armadillo repeat-containing protein 7: MFSSKVQLQKRTPENGTDRESYLTLLVDEYINKESNESKCQVLANLANFAYDPINYGFIRDVGGLDIFIHVLKNENNGTLLHFAASGISNLCIDPENVEYVLKHADLKIIRTLLKSSHSETVAEAITIFIYLYHSHAKSAVESLNIIPDIQSLTNSEIKVISNLANIFIDDVNKGNCANN; the protein is encoded by the exons ATGTTTAGTAGTAAAGTGCAACTTCAAAAACGAACTCCCGAGAATGGAACTGACCGCGAAAGCTATTTAACATTATTAGTGGATGAGTACATCAATAAGGAatctaatg AATCGAAATGCCAAGTGCTAGCAAATCTAGCTAATTTCGCATACGACCCGATAAACTATGGCTTTATAAGAGACGTTGGAGGGTTAGATATCTTTATACATGTGTTGAAGAATGAAAATAATGGCACTCTTCTTCATTTTGCAGCCTCTGGAATCTCTAACCTATGCATAG ATCCAGAAAATGTTGAATATGTTCTAAAACATGCAGATCTTAAGATCATCAGAACATTACTGAAATCAAGTCACAGCGAAACTGTCGCTGAAGCTATCACAATATTTATATATCTGTACCACAGCCATGCAAAATCTGCAGTTGAGAGCTTAAACATTATCCCAGACATACAGAGTTTAACAAATTCTGAGATCAAAGTTATTTCCAATCTcgcaaatatttttatagatgATGTAAACAAGGGTAATTGTGCTAACAATTAA